The Fusarium fujikuroi IMI 58289 draft genome, chromosome FFUJ_chr01 sequence CGTAGGTATTCGAGCTGATTTAATTCCATCTCGTcgtccttttctcttttctcctcctcatcccctCCTTCTTTAatccctctctctcttctctttctcatcctcttTTTGGCCATGGATGTTCGTAAAAGACATATTTCCTTGCGCGTTCTCGATACCTTTTCTATATTCCAATATTAATACCAAACTCACgataccatcttcttctcttttcctcttcaaagTACATAAAATAGCTGGCGGCCCCCAACTTGATCTCGCTTTAATATCCCCTTGTCGATCCTTCTACCGAGCTCTCATCAAATGTCCCGCTACGATCCGGATCGTTCTTCCatcacagcttcttctgcgaCTTCAAAGAGCGATATGGCGCAGTCAAACGATGGGCTGCAAAGGATGAATCGCCTTACGGTGGATGATGTGAGTCCTgctgaggacgatgacgattACAGCGATACGACGTCCAATTACTCGACTATTTCCGAAGACACGCTTCCCCTGATTCGCGAATACGGACATACCTACCACGGCTCTGGCCAGCTTCTCACGCCGAATGATGCTTCCGAGGCGCATCGCTTGACGGTCCAGCATGAGCTCTACCAATTGTGTCTCAACGGCAACCTTGCCGACTCGAAACTACCGCTTGATCAATATACCCCCGAGGATCCGATGGAGATACTGGATGTTGGTGCTGGTACGGGAATATGGGCTTGCGACATGGCGAAGCGGTATCCCCAGACCAACATCCTCGGCATCGACTTGAGCAGCGCATTGCTACCAGAAGATGTCCCTCCGAATGTCACCTTTGAGATCGCCGATGCTACAGAAACTTGGCCGAACCGTACGTACGATTTTATACACATGCGCAGTCTAGCTGGTGGCGGTGTTCGTGACTGGAACGCTCTGTTGGCCGAAGCCTACGAGCACCTCAACCCCGGCGGGCAGATCGAAATAGCAGAGATACGACCCCATTTCTTCGACGCGGATCCCGAGCACGTCGATTCCGAATCAGGAGAAAAAGGCGAAGTCGGCGCAGCCTGCAGAGAGTACGAGAAGATTTTTGAGGAGATGTGCATCAAGCTCGGCATCGACTGCGACCCCATACCCAGAGTCCCTGAAATCTTAACCACCCTGGGAGCCGATCTCATCCGAGTTCGGGTAGATTGGCTACCGATACAGAATTGGGGAAGTGACCCGGTCACCCAGCAGAAACGCAAGGCCCTGGCGGAGATGGTCGAGTGCGGTAGGTGCCATTTGCGGTTCTGAAACATCAAGTCACACATGCTAATCTGACTTGGACCAGGTATAGAGAATTGGACGTTGAGGCTATTTGGACTAGGCGGGTGGGATGAGAAAGCCACGCGGGCTTTGCTTGACCGTGTTAGAGAAGAGATCAACGATCCCATGCTACGCAGTCTGGGGAAAGTGTAAGTATTCTTGTATTGGTGTCCGTGTTAGTGGCTAATTTTGATAGGACGTTCGTCACGGCTCGAAAGGAAGTCAGCGGCAAACAGGTTTCGTAAGGAATAGGCATAGAGATGTGCATATATTGGAGTTTTTGGGTCTTCACGGCGTCAAAGGCATTGCATTGTGTCTGGGGCGGATGTCAGGGAGAATAGGGAATGGTGCAAACCAATGAGCTCGGAGAGGATATCCCGCTACGGGAAGTGGATACCATATGGAACATACAGGGCACGGATTGAGTTATGGAAGAGATTTGCCGAGGTGATcgaagtcaagtcaagttaCTGGGATACGAATGGGCGGATGGAATTGGATACTACACGCCTCGGATACAGTACAAGGCATCTAAACGGGTCAGAGGTCTACGAGCATGAAGTACTGTGTCAGCGGTTACTGGCCTGGATGAATCGACCGGAAGATGTGGGAGATGTAAGCTGTCAAAGGTATATTCGTCTATCAGGATGACTCCTGACACTTGATCATCTCACGTCGTATGCACTCACTTCACGCATATCTCATACTACAGAGATGCCCACAGTACGCCCCAAGTACCCGTACAAAACAGATCAAAAGAGAACAGAACAACTCCAGATATCCAAATCAAACAGTCTCGATATATCGCTTCATTTCCCTGTGATTTGTCAGTCAAGTCAACGAGTAGTGATGACAAGAGCGGGAACATACCAATCAGTTACTGCCTCGTCATATAGACGGACCTCATGCTCTCTTGTGCCGCCAAAGTGCTCTACGAAATCATCGCCAAATACTTCCCGCGCAATACTGCCCTTCTCCATGAAGCGCGCCGTAGCCTCCTTAAGACTCTTGGCCAGCCTCTCACCCGGATCAGCGTCACCGCCGACATCCTGGCCCATTGCAAGCGGAGGCGTAGGAATCTCGAgtttcttctcaacaccgCGCCATCCACAGCCGAGAATGGCTGCAAGGACGAAGTGGGGGTTTGTGTCTGCGCCGGGAACTCGGACTTCGAAGCGTGTTGCTGAGGGTTTGGGAGTGATTAGACGGATTGACGCAGCGCGGTGTTCAAGACCCCATGATACCGTGACCGGAGCCCAGAAGTTCTCGACGAGGCGCTTGTAGGAGTTGATGGTTGGTGCGAGAAGGGGCATGATGTCAGGAAGACCGACGAGGAGACCAGCGAGGAAATGACGTCCCATATCAGAAAGGTTCTCAATATCACTCCACTTCGCATTCTCATCTTTCGTCTCCCTCGCAAACAAATTCTTGCCATCCTTATCAACGATCGAAACATGCATGTGCCCGCTATTTCCAGGCAGGCCCTGCTTCGGCTTGGCCATGAAGCACGGAGTGATGCCGTACTTTGTGCTCACGCTCTTGACGACATATTTGAACAGCGCAGCACGGTCAGCCATCTGCGCGATCTCGCCAAACTCGAGCGCGGCCTCGAAGACGCCGGGCCCGGACTCGGTGTGCCAGCCCTCTATGTCGCAGGAGAACTTGGCGCATGTGTTGAAGACGTCGTAGTAGTATTCTTGGTTGTGGACGGGGCGGGTGAGGGAGTAGCCGAACATGCCTTCTGTGAGGGCGGGGAGCTGGTGAGGGGGGTTTTGTTGGAGGTATGCGGCtggggaggaagatgaagggtCGGGGGACTTGAATTGGTAGAATTCATATTCAGCTGTGTTTCTTAGTACAAACCTTCAATTTCAGAGGCGAAGAGGGAACATACCGCCTGCCATGGCACCATAACCGTgctccttcagcttctcaagctgtGTCTTAACCAGACCTCTGGGACAAGCACAAATGggcttcttggtctcgggaTCCAAAAAGTCCACCAAAAACAGAGGAACGTCATCTTCCCATGGAATTCTCCTAAAGGTAGAAAGATCTGGAATGGCGAGGAGATCGTGGTATCCATTCTCAGCATTTGAGATCTTGAGCTCGCGGATATATGTGCGATCGTGCATATCCCAGCCAAAGATGACGGAGCAGAAACCAAAGCCGGCTTCAGCGATGGAGAGGAACTTCTTCTTGGATACTAGCTTGCCGCGCAGGATGCCGTCGACGTCCACGCCTGCGAGCTTGACCATGTTGTCATTTTGGAGGAGTTGGGGGAGGGAGTCGACGGTGATGGATTTGGGGTCTGGAGAAGCCATGGTGAAGGgagtgagatgatgatgaagaagtgaGGGTTTGAAGCTGTAAAGATGGAAGAAATGCGCAGTATGCTTTTGTTATAACAAGAAAAGGATGTTCTTCGGGGTTATACAGCTCAACAACGGTGGAGTTTGAGGTCAAGCCGTTGAAAAGATGCGCGCGGTCCAAGAAAGATCAACAATGATGAATGCGGGGAGGACAGCAGCCAAGATTTAGAGAGATACTGTAGTATTTGAGACTACCTATGGAAAGAGGGGGAGTGAGACAAGTAAACAGGTTTGTATCAACTCAgactgggactgggactgggaATATGGGCAGCGCGGCTACGATAAGGCGAATGCGACGATAAGACAATGAATGCTTCAGTGACGTAGACTGAGCGGGAAAAAGAGTGGGGAGCTGTGATGTTCGGTGCGCGATGCAGGGCTAGTACCGATTGAGCGAAGCAGCGGGGGGCTTATCTGGGACTGGGAGGTTCTAGTGGGAGCAGGGTTTGGAATAGCTTCATTGCCGCGCTGGAAGTGTCATTGAACCAACCCCGCGATCTAGATCCTGAAGCTTTGGCCAAGGGACATGAGCATAACATGGGGTAAGATTGGTTTCACGATACGGGCGGTTCGCTGCAATGCCGCGTTCCGATATTCTTGATGTTATCTTTAACCCGCTTAAACTGCCGTTTTTAATCGGAAATGTAACCGCGCCCTGTTGTGCAATTGAAAGTAACCGCGTTTTGTGATTATGTTGGGAGAGTGAGATTATGCTTTGGCTCGGAGTTTGATGTTCTCGTGACCTGAGCTAGAGAGCCGACATCGCTAGTGGCAGGGGTGTTGCGTGGCAGTGGCACAGCTGCAAGCTTGAGATCTGACATACCGAGAAAGGACCCTAGATCTGAAGTTTGTTGATATTGCGATAGTATTTCACGAGAATTGGGAGCTGAGGTtgggatgatgaggttgggATCAAAAGCTATGGTTGTATTGAATTGACTAATACAGATGAACATGGTCTGACGGAAGTAGAACTACTTGTAAGACAGCATTGAACTCAACACATTTGttatcatcttcaagctcatgcATCTCTATCAATATCATATCCTCACTGATAAGCTCCCCTCCAGCTCTTCAGCCCagctcacctcacctcagcCATGACGACCCATACAGTTGACCAAAGCACTAATACTGTACCCATCAACTGTCCcttaatctttaataatagccGCGATGACAGCCTCCACTGCAACCGCCAACCGCCCTCGTCCGTTCTCGGAATTACCTATGCCATCTCCACGATCTTTCCCATGACTGGCCCACGAGCATCAGACGACCTTAGCTCTACCGCCCTTTTTCCCATTCCAGCTTATCGGAGCTTCCAGACGCTTTCGATAAGACGGAAGCTTAAGGAATAACTTAAGGTCCCCTCTGCCCCTCATTGTGTCACCGTCCATCCCATCAGaatcctatatatttttCACGAGATACCCACCGCTTTACTTGCCATTCTTTCTTCATACATCGACTCTTCTCTCTTATCACTCTTCGTCTTTTTTCTCAAAACTTATTTCACATATTCACAATGGGCCGTCTCGCTGGAAAGAACGCCGTCATCACTGGCGCTGGAGGGTatgtttctttgtcttgctgTGGTGCATGATACGATACTGACAATCGCAGTGGCATTGGTCTTGAGACCTCCATTCTCTTCGCCAAGGAGGGCGCTTCCATCCTCATGTCCGACATCTCCCAGCCTGCTCTCGAAAAGGCCGCCGCAAAGGTCAAGCAGCTCGTCCCCAATGCTCCCCGCGTCGAGATCCTCGTATGTCCCAACACCCTCCCCCACCACACCAACAGCAGTACTGACTCGTAACAGAAAGTCGACGTATCCAAGGAATCAGAAGTCCAGGCCATGATCGAGTCCCTCGACTCCTGGGGCGGCATTGACGTCCTCTTCAACAACGCTGGCATCATGCACGCCCAGGACGACGACGCC is a genomic window containing:
- a CDS encoding probable glutamine synthetase, with the translated sequence MASPDPKSITVDSLPQLLQNDNMVKLAGVDVDGILRGKLVSKKKFLSIAEAGFGFCSVIFGWDMHDRTYIRELKISNAENGYHDLLAIPDLSTFRRIPWEDDVPLFLVDFLDPETKKPICACPRGLVKTQLEKLKEHGYGAMAGAEYEFYQFKSPDPSSSSPAAYLQQNPPHQLPALTEGMFGYSLTRPVHNQEYYYDVFNTCAKFSCDIEGWHTESGPGVFEAALEFGEIAQMADRAALFKYVVKSVSTKYGITPCFMAKPKQGLPGNSGHMHVSIVDKDGKNLFARETKDENAKWSDIENLSDMGRHFLAGLLVGLPDIMPLLAPTINSYKRLVENFWAPVTVSWGLEHRAASIRLITPKPSATRFEVRVPGADTNPHFVLAAILGCGWRGVEKKLEIPTPPLAMGQDVGGDADPGERLAKSLKEATARFMEKGSIAREVFGDDFVEHFGGTREHEVRLYDEAVTDWEMKRYIETV